The proteins below are encoded in one region of Candidatus Dadabacteria bacterium:
- a CDS encoding LLM class flavin-dependent oxidoreductase: protein MELGYFTMPLHPFGSSLSDTLEADMEQVVFLDEIGFREAWIGEHFTAGWENIPAPDLFIAKAAALTERIIFGTGVSCLPQHDPFMLAHRIAVLDHLLKGRFYWGVGAGSFIGDFEAFGINPKTGKQRQLMNESLEMILNLWNNPSPGVYSNSRWKFTVPDPVERVGLGVHTKPYQEPHPPIAVAGISENSASLKTAGERDWIPMSINFVIPDVLKSHWAGYEQGAEAVGRTPERAKWRIARDVYVAETTEEARKEVIEGTLARDFRDYFFTIVPMIRNNLNLFKIDKSMSDREVTMDYMIENMWLVGSPEDVARKIIELHEFVGGFGVLLVMGHEWNPKEKWQKSMRLLKEEVLPIVKENLRSGT from the coding sequence ATGGAACTAGGATATTTCACAATGCCTCTTCATCCATTCGGCTCTTCCCTTTCCGATACGCTCGAAGCGGACATGGAGCAGGTAGTTTTTCTTGACGAAATCGGTTTCAGGGAAGCCTGGATAGGAGAACACTTCACGGCGGGTTGGGAGAATATACCTGCCCCCGATCTTTTCATAGCCAAAGCCGCCGCTCTCACTGAGCGGATAATCTTCGGTACGGGAGTTTCATGCCTGCCTCAGCATGACCCTTTTATGCTTGCGCACAGAATCGCGGTTCTTGACCACCTGCTTAAGGGAAGATTCTACTGGGGAGTAGGAGCCGGAAGTTTCATTGGAGATTTCGAAGCGTTCGGTATAAACCCGAAAACAGGGAAACAAAGACAGCTTATGAACGAGTCCCTTGAGATGATACTTAACCTCTGGAACAACCCGAGCCCGGGTGTTTACTCTAACTCCCGGTGGAAGTTTACCGTTCCCGATCCCGTGGAAAGGGTTGGTCTCGGAGTGCACACGAAGCCCTACCAGGAACCTCATCCTCCTATAGCGGTTGCGGGAATCTCGGAGAATTCCGCGAGTCTTAAGACGGCCGGGGAACGTGACTGGATACCTATGAGCATAAATTTCGTTATTCCCGATGTGCTTAAATCTCACTGGGCGGGATACGAGCAGGGTGCGGAGGCCGTCGGCAGAACACCTGAGAGGGCGAAATGGAGAATCGCAAGGGACGTCTATGTCGCGGAGACAACCGAAGAGGCGAGAAAAGAAGTAATAGAAGGCACGCTCGCAAGAGATTTCCGGGATTATTTTTTCACTATAGTTCCCATGATAAGAAACAACTTGAACCTGTTTAAGATCGACAAGTCAATGTCGGACCGGGAAGTGACCATGGACTACATGATCGAGAACATGTGGCTTGTGGGAAGTCCTGAGGATGTCGCCCGGAAAATAATCGAGCTTCATGAATTCGTCGGGGGATTCGGGGTGCTTCTGGTCATGGGGCACGAGTGGAACCCGAAGGAAAAATGGCAGAAATCAATGAGATTGCTCAAAGAAGAAGTTCTTCCGATTGTGAAAGAGAATCTGCGGAGTGGGACCTGA
- a CDS encoding thiolase family protein, translated as MSKNLPGIQETRELLKKKKVVIAGVGETEQGKIPDKSSFHFLSEASRLAIEDAGIKKDDVDGLVTAFSLVEHTFMHCTTFADYFGMNPRFFSSVAVGGATAVWMVAEAAMAISSGQAEVVLCVRGDNTLSGISSSGMLALIREMCHAEFEFPYGLTTPGGYALAAQRYLHDWGSRREHLAAVAVTMRKHAADKENAMNKDPLSIEDVLNSRVIAEPLTKYDCSIISDGGAAFIVTTEDKAKELGIENDLAYLWGMGQGYSHQYLTSLESLDQIYDAVERSGQKAFNTAGIEPRDVDIAFLYDCFTITVLLELEGLGFVPKGEGGAFALEGRMEIGKDLPVNTHGGLLSQAHLGAMHHVVEATLQLRGDAGSRQVEDPEVAVVHGNGGIVSAHSTVVLGNQPVN; from the coding sequence ATGTCTAAGAACCTTCCGGGCATACAGGAGACCCGAGAACTTCTGAAGAAGAAAAAAGTTGTTATCGCCGGGGTGGGCGAAACGGAACAGGGCAAGATCCCGGATAAAAGCTCCTTTCACTTCCTGAGCGAAGCTTCAAGGCTCGCGATCGAGGACGCGGGGATAAAAAAAGACGACGTGGACGGCCTCGTAACGGCCTTCTCCCTCGTCGAGCACACTTTCATGCACTGCACTACCTTTGCCGACTACTTCGGCATGAACCCGAGGTTTTTCTCCTCGGTAGCCGTGGGGGGAGCCACGGCGGTGTGGATGGTGGCCGAGGCCGCCATGGCCATATCCTCAGGGCAGGCAGAAGTGGTACTCTGCGTAAGGGGGGATAACACCCTCTCGGGGATATCGTCTTCGGGGATGCTGGCGCTTATAAGGGAGATGTGCCACGCGGAGTTTGAGTTCCCCTACGGATTAACGACTCCCGGGGGATACGCGCTTGCAGCGCAGAGATACCTCCATGACTGGGGAAGCAGAAGAGAACACCTTGCCGCGGTGGCGGTGACCATGAGAAAGCACGCCGCCGATAAGGAAAACGCGATGAACAAGGATCCGCTCTCAATAGAGGACGTTCTTAATTCAAGAGTTATAGCGGAGCCCCTTACCAAGTATGACTGCTCGATTATCTCTGACGGGGGAGCGGCTTTCATAGTCACAACGGAGGACAAGGCGAAGGAACTCGGGATAGAAAACGACCTTGCCTACCTCTGGGGAATGGGACAGGGATACTCTCACCAGTACCTCACTTCCCTTGAGAGCCTTGACCAGATATACGACGCGGTTGAGAGATCGGGACAGAAGGCGTTTAACACGGCGGGGATAGAACCAAGGGACGTTGACATAGCGTTTCTTTATGACTGCTTTACGATAACCGTTCTGCTTGAACTCGAGGGACTGGGTTTTGTTCCCAAGGGAGAGGGAGGAGCGTTTGCCCTTGAGGGAAGGATGGAGATAGGGAAGGACCTTCCTGTTAATACCCACGGGGGACTTCTCTCACAGGCTCACCTTGGGGCCATGCATCATGTGGTTGAGGCCACGCTGCAGTTAAGGGGAGACGCGGGGTCAAGGCAGGTTGAGGATCCCGAGGTTGCGGTTGTGCACGGGAACGGCGGGATAGTGTCGGCTCACAGCACGGTGGTTTTAGGGAACCAGCCGGTTAATTAA
- a CDS encoding Zn-ribbon domain-containing OB-fold protein — translation MSEEKKAYNKPLPEFRPETRPYWDAAKEHKLVIPRSRETGEFFFYPRALSPGGDMSEDIEWVESEGRGKVWTFSIHHMGPSKAYKGEPPYVVALIEMDEGVKMMSNVVDVDPNEVTIGMEVQVCFDDITDEVTLPKFKPAG, via the coding sequence ATGTCAGAAGAGAAAAAAGCGTATAACAAGCCTTTGCCCGAGTTTCGGCCGGAGACAAGGCCGTACTGGGATGCCGCAAAGGAGCACAAGCTGGTTATCCCCAGGTCAAGGGAGACTGGAGAGTTTTTCTTTTACCCAAGGGCTCTTTCCCCTGGAGGGGACATGAGTGAGGACATAGAGTGGGTTGAGAGTGAGGGTCGGGGGAAGGTATGGACTTTTTCCATACACCACATGGGACCATCCAAGGCGTACAAGGGTGAGCCTCCCTATGTAGTGGCCCTTATTGAGATGGACGAGGGAGTGAAGATGATGTCCAACGTGGTTGACGTTGACCCCAATGAAGTGACCATCGGGATGGAAGTGCAGGTCTGCTTCGATGACATTACCGATGAGGTTACACTCCCCAAATTCAAACCAGCTGGTTAA
- a CDS encoding non-heme iron oxygenase ferredoxin subunit gives MNKGSKTAKEGRFVSDYKKVAKVSDIPEGEVESFFIDGDAIAICSVEGNFYAFRDECTHQCFTLSDGDLDGERITCCYHGAEFNVRTGEVLCLPAVEPLEIYPVKIDGDDILVKLDD, from the coding sequence TTGAACAAAGGCTCGAAAACGGCAAAGGAAGGTAGGTTTGTGTCCGACTATAAGAAAGTAGCAAAGGTTTCAGACATACCTGAAGGAGAAGTGGAATCTTTTTTCATCGATGGAGATGCGATTGCCATATGCAGCGTAGAGGGGAATTTCTACGCCTTTCGGGATGAATGCACCCACCAGTGTTTTACTCTTTCAGACGGCGACCTTGACGGAGAACGCATCACCTGCTGTTATCATGGGGCTGAGTTCAACGTCAGAACCGGAGAGGTGCTTTGCCTTCCGGCGGTCGAACCCCTAGAGATCTACCCGGTAAAGATTGACGGGGACGACATACTTGTAAAACTCGATGACTGA
- the sufD gene encoding Fe-S cluster assembly protein SufD — MAIVFDGTRESYVERLSEFLDSEQKNAPEWVTTLRREAISGFAELGFPTLSDEEWRFTNLEALRRGSFSIAENGISGVSKKSVDSYGFPGLDCPRLVFVNGRFAPSLSDTVDAGKGILVKSLSEAISEQGDLVKDHLARYADYEKDAFISLNTSYFEDGVFVYVPDGTVFEQPVHVLHVSTDEGRPLFINPRNLIIVGQSSVAKVIEHYVSASQSVYFSNVVTEVVCGENANLEHYRLEFESQKAFNFSTLRVNQQKNSNIASHSVLCGGAIVRNNVHPVLAGEGCNSDIYGLFISEGRQHMDNFMRVEHASPHCDSRQFYNGVLDGRSKGVFHGRILVHEGAEKTDAKQTNRNLLLSDTAQIDTKPQLEIYNDDVKCTHGATIGQMDEEALFYLRSRGISAGQAKIIMLQAFTGETLEHMSIDSVREALESVVMKWFEQRLENGKGR, encoded by the coding sequence ATGGCTATTGTTTTTGACGGTACGCGCGAAAGTTACGTCGAGAGACTCTCTGAGTTTCTCGATAGCGAGCAAAAAAATGCCCCCGAGTGGGTAACCACCCTTCGCCGTGAGGCGATTTCAGGATTCGCTGAACTTGGATTTCCGACGCTTTCTGACGAAGAGTGGAGATTCACCAATCTTGAGGCACTTCGGAGAGGTTCTTTTTCAATTGCCGAGAATGGAATCTCCGGGGTTTCTAAAAAATCCGTGGATTCCTACGGGTTTCCCGGGCTTGATTGCCCGAGGCTTGTATTTGTAAACGGTCGTTTCGCTCCTTCCCTTTCAGACACTGTAGATGCCGGGAAAGGAATACTGGTAAAAAGCCTGTCGGAGGCAATCTCTGAGCAAGGCGATCTTGTGAAGGACCACTTGGCGAGGTACGCAGATTATGAAAAAGACGCGTTTATTTCCCTTAACACATCCTATTTTGAAGACGGAGTGTTTGTTTACGTTCCCGACGGAACCGTCTTCGAACAACCCGTACACGTTCTTCACGTATCGACAGATGAAGGCCGTCCTTTGTTCATAAATCCGAGAAATCTCATCATAGTCGGGCAAAGTTCGGTCGCCAAGGTAATAGAACATTACGTGTCGGCATCCCAGAGCGTCTATTTCTCAAACGTGGTCACGGAAGTTGTCTGCGGAGAAAACGCGAATCTTGAGCACTACAGACTTGAGTTTGAAAGCCAGAAGGCGTTTAATTTCTCCACACTTAGGGTAAATCAGCAGAAAAACAGCAACATCGCTTCTCACTCGGTTCTCTGCGGAGGGGCCATAGTGAGGAACAATGTTCATCCCGTTTTGGCCGGAGAAGGATGCAACTCCGACATTTACGGCCTTTTCATATCCGAGGGACGCCAGCACATGGATAACTTCATGCGGGTTGAGCACGCGAGTCCTCATTGCGACAGCCGCCAGTTCTATAACGGCGTACTTGATGGTCGCTCAAAGGGGGTTTTTCACGGAAGGATCCTGGTTCACGAAGGCGCCGAGAAGACAGATGCGAAGCAGACCAACAGGAACCTTCTTCTCTCCGACACGGCCCAGATAGACACGAAGCCTCAGCTTGAAATATACAACGACGACGTAAAGTGCACCCATGGCGCTACGATCGGGCAGATGGATGAAGAAGCCCTTTTTTACCTGCGTTCAAGGGGGATCTCAGCAGGGCAGGCAAAAATCATAATGCTCCAGGCCTTTACTGGCGAGACCCTAGAGCATATGTCAATTGACTCCGTGAGAGAAGCCCTTGAGAGCGTGGTCATGAAATGGTTTGAACAAAGGCTCGAAAACGGCAAAGGAAGGTAG
- the sufC gene encoding Fe-S cluster assembly ATPase SufC: MLEVKNLHVQVDDKEILKGMNITVAPGEVHSIMGPNGSGKSTLAQVLAGKEAYEVTEGEVTFQGKDLLDLEPEERACEGIFLAFQYPVEIPGVANTYLLREALNAKREYRDEKPLKHVEFGKLAREKMKALGIDEDLLKRSVNTGFSGGEKKRNEIFQMQILEPTLAVLDETDSGLDIDALKIVANGVNSMRDSGRSFIVITHYQRLLNYIVPDFVHVMVDGKIVRSGGKELAHELEEKGYAGF; this comes from the coding sequence ATGCTCGAGGTGAAAAACCTGCATGTGCAGGTAGATGACAAGGAAATACTGAAAGGAATGAACATTACTGTGGCGCCCGGGGAGGTCCACTCCATAATGGGCCCGAACGGTTCGGGAAAGAGCACCCTTGCCCAGGTTCTTGCAGGTAAGGAAGCTTACGAAGTTACCGAGGGGGAAGTAACTTTTCAGGGCAAGGATCTTCTCGATCTTGAGCCCGAGGAAAGGGCGTGCGAAGGGATATTTCTGGCTTTCCAGTACCCCGTAGAGATTCCGGGGGTTGCGAACACTTATCTTCTTCGCGAGGCTCTTAATGCAAAAAGGGAGTACCGGGATGAAAAACCGCTTAAGCACGTTGAGTTCGGCAAGCTTGCCAGAGAGAAAATGAAAGCGCTCGGTATTGACGAGGATCTTCTTAAAAGGTCCGTGAACACCGGGTTCTCGGGTGGAGAGAAGAAAAGGAACGAGATATTCCAGATGCAAATACTCGAACCGACGCTGGCGGTGCTTGACGAGACGGATTCCGGTCTTGACATAGATGCGCTCAAGATAGTGGCAAACGGGGTGAATTCGATGAGGGACTCTGGACGTTCCTTTATAGTGATAACCCATTACCAGCGGCTTCTTAACTATATAGTTCCCGATTTTGTCCACGTGATGGTTGATGGAAAAATCGTAAGATCGGGAGGAAAGGAACTTGCCCACGAGCTTGAGGAAAAAGGTTACGCCGGGTTTTAA
- the sufB gene encoding Fe-S cluster assembly protein SufB, translating to MSVDLEKLAQEEYKYGFVTDVEQEIAPKGLNEDIIRMISSKKNEPEWLLEWRLGAYERWKKMKEPRWAFLRYPEIDFNDISYYAAPKSNPRPKSLDEIDPEIKETYDKLGIPLEEQKMLAGVAVDAVFDSVSVFTTFKEKLAEEGVIFCSISEAVEEYPDLVRKYLGSVVPRGDNFYAALNSAVFTDGSFVYIPKGVRCPMELSTYFRINAENTGQFERTLIIAEEGSYVSYLEGCTAPQRDQNQLHAAVVELIAHNDATIKYSTIQNWYPGDKQGKGGIYNFVTKRGRCVGRSSRISWTQVETGSAITWKYPSCVLEGDNSVGEFYSVALTNRRQQADTGTKMVHVGKNTSSTIISKGISAGEGQNIYRGLVEIGKNAEKARNYTQCDSMLIGDRCGAHTFPYIEVRNSTAHMEHEASTSKIGEDQMFYCRQRGLSAEDAVSLIVNGFCKEVFKELPFEFAVEAEKLLSVSLEGSVG from the coding sequence ATGAGCGTTGACCTTGAAAAACTCGCGCAGGAGGAATACAAGTACGGATTCGTAACTGATGTAGAGCAGGAGATTGCCCCCAAGGGGCTTAACGAAGATATAATCAGGATGATCTCCTCCAAGAAGAATGAACCTGAGTGGCTTCTCGAATGGCGCCTCGGAGCTTATGAGCGCTGGAAGAAGATGAAAGAGCCTAGATGGGCTTTTCTAAGGTATCCGGAAATAGATTTTAACGACATAAGTTATTACGCCGCGCCGAAAAGCAATCCCAGGCCGAAGAGCCTTGACGAGATAGACCCGGAGATAAAGGAGACCTACGACAAGCTCGGTATTCCGCTTGAGGAGCAGAAGATGCTGGCAGGCGTCGCCGTCGACGCGGTTTTCGACAGCGTTTCCGTCTTTACCACTTTCAAGGAAAAACTCGCCGAGGAAGGGGTTATTTTCTGCTCTATATCCGAGGCGGTGGAAGAATATCCCGATCTTGTGCGCAAGTATCTGGGTTCGGTCGTGCCGCGCGGGGATAATTTCTATGCGGCTTTGAATTCCGCGGTCTTTACGGACGGTTCCTTCGTCTATATTCCCAAGGGAGTAAGGTGCCCAATGGAGCTTTCTACTTATTTCCGTATAAACGCCGAGAACACCGGACAGTTCGAAAGAACTCTTATAATCGCCGAGGAGGGCAGCTACGTAAGCTATCTTGAGGGTTGCACAGCTCCGCAGAGAGACCAAAACCAGCTCCATGCCGCGGTGGTTGAACTCATAGCCCATAATGACGCCACCATAAAGTATTCGACAATACAGAACTGGTACCCGGGAGACAAGCAGGGCAAGGGCGGAATATACAATTTCGTAACCAAGCGGGGAAGATGCGTCGGCAGGAGTTCAAGGATTTCCTGGACGCAGGTTGAAACCGGTTCCGCTATTACCTGGAAATACCCGAGTTGCGTTCTTGAAGGGGATAATTCGGTCGGGGAGTTTTACTCCGTTGCCCTTACAAACAGGCGCCAGCAGGCCGACACCGGAACCAAGATGGTTCACGTGGGAAAAAACACCAGCAGCACGATTATTTCCAAGGGCATTTCCGCAGGCGAGGGGCAGAACATATACAGGGGACTTGTTGAAATTGGTAAAAATGCCGAGAAGGCGAGAAATTACACGCAGTGCGACTCGATGCTTATAGGGGACCGCTGCGGAGCACACACTTTTCCATATATAGAGGTCAGAAACTCCACGGCCCACATGGAGCACGAGGCTTCTACCTCTAAAATAGGTGAGGACCAGATGTTTTACTGTCGCCAGAGAGGGCTTTCCGCCGAAGACGCGGTTTCGCTCATAGTAAACGGTTTCTGCAAGGAAGTTTTCAAGGAGTTGCCGTTTGAGTTCGCGGTTGAAGCTGAAAAACTGTTGAGCGTAAGTCTTGAGGGAAGCGTGGGTTAA
- a CDS encoding Rrf2 family transcriptional regulator, with protein MQVSRTLDYAVRCLIHMGGNPGFKFSMRQISETQHIPQNYLAKVMRRLVNRGILRSKVGPEGGYMLRKSPYELSLREVYEAIEGEIRIVDCMDEDGPCALYENCGQLPLWDKLKVSMIRILEDTTIGDMVEEVRGGRSH; from the coding sequence ATGCAGGTAAGCAGAACACTTGATTACGCCGTCAGATGCCTTATCCATATGGGAGGCAATCCGGGGTTTAAGTTCAGCATGAGGCAGATATCCGAGACCCAGCACATTCCGCAAAATTACTTAGCTAAAGTAATGAGAAGGCTCGTTAATCGCGGGATACTCAGGTCGAAGGTGGGACCCGAGGGCGGATACATGCTCCGCAAGTCCCCGTACGAGCTCAGCCTGAGAGAGGTATACGAAGCCATAGAGGGAGAGATAAGGATAGTCGACTGCATGGACGAAGACGGTCCCTGTGCCCTTTATGAGAACTGCGGGCAGCTCCCTCTCTGGGATAAGCTCAAGGTTTCGATGATAAGGATTCTTGAAGATACCACTATCGGGGACATGGTGGAGGAAGTTCGGGGCGGCAGAAGTCACTAA
- a CDS encoding cytochrome c, whose protein sequence is MIEKVFRRKKLLIAVLIIGAGLYFVLGRYDVSATKPHPAIVSMAFHSVTERSIQRNSANLKIPYDINDENIYVKGFREYEHMCAQCHGAPGVEPLPIGKGLFPEPPKFPSEELNEYSLKDIFWVTKNGVKMTGMPAYGPTHEDETIWAVAIFLDRSRSLSEAEYRKLRDNYLDTHR, encoded by the coding sequence ATGATTGAAAAAGTATTTAGAAGAAAAAAATTACTGATAGCGGTTTTGATAATAGGTGCCGGACTTTATTTTGTTCTCGGACGTTACGACGTCTCGGCTACAAAGCCGCATCCGGCCATTGTAAGCATGGCCTTCCACAGCGTTACCGAAAGATCGATACAAAGAAACTCTGCGAATCTAAAGATTCCCTACGACATCAATGACGAGAACATTTATGTGAAGGGTTTTAGGGAATATGAGCATATGTGCGCTCAGTGCCATGGAGCGCCCGGAGTCGAGCCTTTACCGATCGGCAAAGGTCTTTTTCCCGAACCTCCCAAATTTCCTAGCGAAGAACTCAATGAATACTCTCTTAAGGATATTTTCTGGGTCACCAAGAATGGGGTTAAGATGACGGGAATGCCCGCTTACGGACCCACGCACGAAGACGAGACGATCTGGGCAGTCGCCATATTTCTTGACAGGTCGAGAAGTTTATCCGAAGCGGAATATAGAAAGCTCAGGGATAATTATTTGGATACGCACCGCTAA
- the nuoL gene encoding NADH-quinone oxidoreductase subunit L, with amino-acid sequence MLALIVLAPLAGAIFNGLFFATGLCAKLTGTGRHTSDRVVGTVACAAVLVSALLSTRLFLDLLSQSPAGAEPITTELFTWMLSGTLNVSFEFLFDSLSAVMALVVTWVGFLIHVYSIGYMHHDRCYARYFTYLNIFVFFMLVLVLGNNFPMMFIGWEGVGLASYLLIGFWYEDSFRVYAGRKAFVVNRIGDFGFILGIFLIFTVFGSLNYQDVFSQLADPVFVSGLSQSLITAMALLLFVGAVGKSAQFPLHVWLPDAMAGPTAVSALIHAATMVTAGVYMLSRCSPLFDLSPVALNVVLIVATFTAFFAATIAITQNDIKKVLAYSTVSQLGYMLMAAGAGAYVFSIFHLVTHAFFKALLFLGAGSVIHAMAGEQDIRKMGGLRGMIPVTAVTFLVATLAISGFPLLSGFFSKDEILASLYNGGHTFFWAAGLLTAVLTAFYMTRLYVLTFEGTARMDYKTKSRVHESPAVMTVPLVILAVLSVFGGLLGVPEFMGEVVGFHYTDLIKKFLSSSVVVHYGAEHAYSHYFGHWTLVGFSVLAAFVGIAAGVLIYYRRRGETAVAGGKTAAALKSGSFNKWYVDEIYEAVFVSPFNYISGLCSDFDLSFIDSSLDGLSDFVRNLSGRLSALQTGLLRYYVAAMVGGVAVIIVLLFIYGSTAS; translated from the coding sequence GTGCTTGCTCTCATAGTTCTTGCGCCGCTTGCGGGGGCGATCTTCAACGGGCTTTTCTTCGCCACTGGACTCTGCGCAAAGCTCACCGGGACTGGAAGACACACAAGTGACAGGGTTGTCGGGACAGTGGCGTGTGCGGCTGTCTTGGTCTCCGCTCTTTTGTCCACGCGTCTTTTCCTCGATCTTCTCTCGCAGAGCCCTGCGGGAGCCGAGCCGATTACAACCGAACTTTTCACCTGGATGCTCTCGGGCACCCTTAACGTCAGCTTCGAGTTTCTCTTTGATTCCCTCTCCGCCGTAATGGCCCTTGTAGTAACGTGGGTGGGATTTCTTATACATGTCTATTCGATTGGCTACATGCACCACGACCGCTGCTACGCGCGCTATTTCACTTACCTGAACATTTTCGTTTTCTTCATGCTCGTTCTGGTTCTGGGAAACAACTTCCCCATGATGTTTATCGGATGGGAGGGAGTGGGCCTTGCATCCTATCTGCTTATAGGGTTCTGGTATGAAGACTCGTTTAGGGTTTATGCGGGAAGAAAGGCTTTTGTGGTGAACAGGATAGGGGATTTCGGGTTTATCCTCGGCATCTTCCTCATTTTTACCGTTTTCGGATCTCTTAACTATCAGGATGTTTTCTCCCAGCTTGCCGACCCGGTTTTTGTTTCCGGGCTTTCGCAGTCGCTTATAACCGCGATGGCGCTTCTTCTGTTTGTCGGTGCTGTCGGGAAATCGGCCCAGTTCCCGCTTCACGTGTGGCTTCCGGACGCGATGGCGGGTCCGACCGCAGTGAGCGCCCTTATTCATGCCGCAACAATGGTTACCGCCGGGGTTTACATGTTAAGCCGTTGCTCGCCGCTTTTTGACCTGAGTCCAGTGGCTTTGAACGTCGTTTTGATCGTGGCTACGTTCACCGCGTTTTTCGCCGCCACGATAGCTATCACCCAGAACGACATAAAGAAGGTGCTTGCATACTCCACCGTAAGTCAGCTGGGCTACATGCTGATGGCTGCGGGGGCGGGGGCCTATGTGTTTTCGATATTTCATCTGGTTACCCACGCCTTTTTCAAGGCGCTTCTATTCCTCGGGGCGGGAAGCGTTATACATGCCATGGCCGGAGAGCAGGACATAAGGAAGATGGGGGGGCTTCGCGGGATGATTCCCGTAACGGCTGTCACTTTTCTGGTGGCGACGCTTGCCATTTCTGGTTTTCCTCTTCTCTCTGGGTTTTTCAGCAAGGATGAAATCTTGGCTTCGCTTTATAACGGCGGCCATACGTTTTTCTGGGCCGCGGGGCTCCTTACGGCCGTACTTACCGCTTTCTACATGACGAGACTCTACGTGCTTACCTTCGAGGGGACAGCAAGGATGGACTACAAGACGAAAAGCCGCGTCCACGAATCCCCGGCCGTAATGACCGTACCTCTCGTGATTCTCGCGGTTCTCTCCGTTTTTGGAGGTCTTCTTGGCGTGCCGGAATTCATGGGCGAGGTCGTGGGTTTTCATTACACGGATCTTATTAAGAAGTTCCTCTCTTCTTCAGTGGTAGTACACTATGGAGCGGAACATGCCTACTCCCACTATTTTGGTCACTGGACCCTTGTAGGGTTTTCGGTACTGGCAGCGTTTGTGGGAATAGCGGCCGGTGTTTTGATCTACTACCGCAGGCGTGGAGAAACTGCTGTGGCGGGGGGCAAAACGGCTGCCGCGCTTAAAAGCGGGTCCTTTAACAAGTGGTACGTCGATGAGATCTACGAGGCGGTTTTTGTCTCTCCGTTTAACTATATTTCGGGACTTTGCTCTGACTTTGACCTCTCCTTTATAGACAGCTCGCTTGACGGGCTGAGCGATTTTGTGAGGAACTTATCAGGACGCCTGAGTGCGCTGCAGACAGGCCTGCTCAGGTATTACGTGGCGGCCATGGTAGGCGGGGTCGCCGTAATAATAGTGCTTCTTTTCATCTACGGTTCCACAGCTTCCTGA
- the nuoK gene encoding NADH-quinone oxidoreductase subunit NuoK, with amino-acid sequence MEIAVTHYVVLACVLFAIGVYGIITRKNILIVLMCLELMLNSCNLLFVVFSRLYEGATGHVFVLMSVTVAAAEVAVGLAFVVSIYRQKESLDIDLLKLLKG; translated from the coding sequence ATGGAAATTGCGGTCACTCACTACGTAGTCTTGGCCTGCGTGCTTTTCGCGATCGGGGTTTACGGGATAATTACCAGAAAAAACATACTGATCGTGCTTATGTGCCTTGAGCTCATGCTTAACTCCTGCAACCTGCTTTTCGTCGTTTTCTCAAGGCTCTACGAGGGCGCCACGGGACATGTGTTCGTTCTGATGTCAGTAACGGTGGCTGCGGCCGAGGTTGCGGTCGGCCTTGCGTTTGTCGTTTCGATTTACAGGCAGAAAGAGAGTCTTGATATCGATCTGCTGAAACTGCTTAAGGGTTAA
- a CDS encoding NADH-quinone oxidoreductase subunit J has product MSHTVLFYIFSTLAVLGAVMVVSHKNPVSSAVSLVLTLFSTAVLFVLLHAHFIAAIQILIYAGAIMVLFLFTVMFLNIRDSELRFDSMNIPKRMTFLFLFIVVVGFFASKLFSSSPVAFPKLGDPENFGTVAEVGRSLFSDYLLAFELTSVLVVIAMVGVLVIAKGRES; this is encoded by the coding sequence TTGTCTCATACTGTCCTTTTTTATATTTTTTCTACGCTTGCGGTACTCGGGGCCGTTATGGTCGTGAGCCATAAAAATCCCGTTTCAAGCGCTGTTTCGCTTGTTCTTACTCTTTTTTCCACCGCGGTGCTTTTCGTTCTACTCCATGCCCATTTCATCGCGGCGATACAAATACTGATTTACGCAGGGGCGATAATGGTCCTTTTTCTTTTTACCGTCATGTTCCTCAATATAAGGGACAGCGAGCTCAGGTTTGACAGTATGAACATACCGAAGAGGATGACGTTTCTTTTTCTCTTTATCGTTGTTGTCGGATTTTTTGCCTCGAAGCTTTTCTCGTCTTCTCCGGTTGCTTTTCCGAAGCTTGGGGACCCTGAGAATTTCGGCACCGTGGCCGAAGTGGGAAGATCCCTTTTCAGTGATTATCTGCTCGCGTTTGAGCTTACCTCGGTTCTTGTGGTGATAGCCATGGTGGGCGTTCTGGTCATAGCCAAGGGGAGGGAATCGTAA